A portion of the Methanomassiliicoccus sp. genome contains these proteins:
- a CDS encoding chemotaxis response regulator protein-glutamate methylesterase, giving the protein MFKIKVLVVDDSIVMRRIISDLLSKDEEIEVVGTARNGAEALDKVRQLDPDVVTMDIEMPVMDGITALQHIMAEAPRAVVMLSSMDKRQADITLKSLDLGAVDFIPKTAGSLSLDLEKDSEAILSKIKAAAKAKIAPRQMRTGPVQPTQMPTLSGDWIVLIGSSTGGPKALPEVLSRLPANLPAAVLVVQHMPEGFTRSFAERLNWISPLEVKEAEEGDEIRKGKIYLAQGNKHLVLRGNKLHLDDGPKVNYVRPAVDVLMNSVAPHFGPRTIGVVLTGMGSDGAAGMQLIKKNGGKTIVQNEETCVVYGMPKAVADLNAADRIVPLEDIAQAITIMISTGM; this is encoded by the coding sequence GTGTTCAAAATCAAAGTGCTGGTGGTGGATGATTCCATCGTGATGCGCCGGATAATCTCCGACCTTCTCTCCAAGGACGAGGAGATAGAGGTGGTGGGCACCGCACGCAACGGGGCGGAGGCGCTCGATAAGGTGCGTCAGCTCGACCCCGACGTCGTCACCATGGACATCGAGATGCCCGTCATGGACGGAATCACCGCCCTGCAGCACATAATGGCCGAAGCCCCGCGGGCGGTGGTGATGCTCAGCTCCATGGACAAGCGCCAGGCCGACATAACCCTGAAGAGCCTGGATCTGGGAGCGGTAGACTTCATACCCAAGACCGCCGGCTCCCTTTCCCTAGATCTGGAGAAGGATAGCGAAGCCATACTGTCCAAGATCAAGGCGGCGGCCAAGGCTAAGATCGCTCCCCGTCAGATGCGTACCGGACCCGTGCAGCCGACCCAGATGCCCACTCTCAGCGGGGACTGGATCGTGCTCATCGGCTCGTCTACCGGAGGCCCCAAGGCCCTCCCCGAGGTCCTATCGCGCTTGCCGGCAAACCTCCCGGCTGCAGTGTTGGTGGTCCAGCACATGCCTGAGGGGTTCACGCGTTCCTTCGCCGAGCGGCTCAACTGGATCTCCCCTCTGGAGGTCAAGGAGGCCGAGGAAGGGGACGAGATACGGAAGGGCAAGATCTACCTTGCCCAGGGGAACAAGCATCTTGTCCTTAGGGGCAACAAGCTGCACCTGGACGACGGCCCCAAGGTGAACTACGTGCGTCCGGCGGTGGATGTTCTCATGAACAGCGTGGCCCCCCATTTCGGGCCGCGTACTATCGGCGTGGTACTTACCGGCATGGGTTCAGACGGTGCGGCGGGGATGCAGCTCATCAAGAAGAACGGGGGCAAGACGATCGTGCAGAACGAGGAGACCTGCGTCGTGTACGGGATGCCCAAGGCGGTCGCGGACCTGAACGCTGCCGACCGCATAGTCCCTCTCGAGGACATCGCCCAGGCCATCACCATCATGATCAGCACGGGGATGTGA
- a CDS encoding archaellin/type IV pilin N-terminal domain-containing protein, protein MSKKFARMSRDKRAEMGVGTMIIFIAMVLVAAVAASVLISTANTVREQATQTGNDAINNVASGFDIKYVKGTVASNAITSMDVYVQLSAGSPAIRMDTVTLSVTAGTSSGELTFDKTDGADKSADAGTPATYGAILVPPAAAGTPFASYSTVQQGDLVKITINAIGTADLGITPGTSVTIKIMPAKGSSTTVSFTVPPVLSNGVVNLR, encoded by the coding sequence ATGAGCAAGAAATTTGCAAGGATGTCTAGGGACAAGCGCGCCGAGATGGGCGTTGGTACGATGATCATCTTCATCGCCATGGTCCTCGTGGCCGCTGTCGCCGCGTCCGTCCTGATTAGCACCGCCAACACGGTGCGCGAGCAAGCGACTCAGACTGGAAACGACGCCATTAACAACGTTGCTTCTGGCTTCGACATCAAGTACGTGAAGGGAACTGTAGCCAGCAACGCCATCACCTCGATGGATGTCTATGTCCAGCTGTCCGCTGGCAGCCCGGCCATCCGGATGGATACTGTCACCCTCTCGGTGACTGCTGGAACCTCTAGCGGCGAGCTGACCTTCGACAAGACCGATGGTGCTGACAAGTCCGCTGACGCCGGCACTCCGGCCACCTATGGTGCGATCCTGGTGCCTCCGGCTGCCGCTGGCACCCCCTTTGCGTCCTATAGCACCGTCCAGCAGGGCGACCTGGTGAAGATCACCATTAACGCTATCGGAACTGCAGACCTGGGCATCACCCCCGGCACCTCCGTGACCATCAAGATCATGCCGGCCAAGGGGTCTTCGACCACTGTGTCGTTCACCGTCCCGCCCGTTCTGAGCAACGGCGTTGTGAACCTGAGGTAA
- a CDS encoding universal stress protein, which yields MNIVVGNDGRSHSEKAAEFAFRYAKAFQANLYMLYIVNPKNQEEKEKAIKNGMRVLGRAKIIASDLGVPLATLLEAGEAHETLLLAADKLKASALIIGSSGEKAGMSKLLSSSTTESLIKNAPCTVVLVR from the coding sequence ATGAACATTGTTGTAGGGAACGATGGCAGGTCGCATTCGGAGAAAGCGGCCGAATTTGCCTTCCGCTATGCCAAAGCGTTCCAGGCCAACCTGTACATGCTATACATCGTGAACCCGAAGAATCAAGAGGAGAAGGAGAAGGCCATCAAGAACGGCATGCGGGTGCTAGGGCGTGCAAAGATTATCGCCTCAGACCTAGGAGTGCCTTTGGCTACCCTCCTCGAGGCGGGCGAAGCTCATGAGACGTTGCTCTTGGCGGCAGATAAACTAAAGGCCAGCGCCCTTATCATCGGTTCATCTGGAGAGAAGGCTGGCATGTCCAAACTGTTGAGTTCGAGCACGACCGAGAGCCTCATCAAGAATGCACCCTGCACCGTCGTTCTAGTGCGTTGA
- a CDS encoding type II secretion system F family protein — translation MKKDAWLRDLRMKEQTYYKLILVSVVVLGIVVPAILTLVLAPYLSGMLLVVVYVVPIFGIFVIFMLPAVYTSRRKVEVEQNMPMFVTTMAALSTSDMPFESVFYILSTKKEYGQLARDAKQICRLIKHYSVGAAEACRFIAVRTSCQMEANFFNRLSHSLDVGEKLDRFMANEHDVMMDEYVLRAEATLKDLDFVKEIYTGLTTSLIFTAVFVCIMPMFGSGGVEVLMIGVVFSFAALESFFIYLLKTKVPKDRIWLGWRAKIKRGMVTDKDRLIFTSVLIAVLGIILLSFIMIPSGLPMTFIASTIFLPALFPGVLILREEKAIEKRDNLFGAFIRSLGRSSEVSGTTMADGVKKLAMHSFGPLTDMVKNLSKRLSLHISVSDSWKRFSAETSSDLIDKFGEMYVTCMQNGSKAEPTSVFISNNMFRVLSIRKKRSQTASSFVGILYGVMISLAVTLYITIGIVGYMSDVMSSVVIDNSGSDSAFLNSILSGNINIAEIQLMVFAVIIVHAVLSSLMLPMIKGGHIVGSVVHFIALIWIASAASMISETLISGLLTSG, via the coding sequence ATGAAGAAGGACGCCTGGCTGCGCGACCTTCGGATGAAGGAGCAGACCTACTACAAACTCATTCTCGTGTCGGTAGTAGTGCTGGGTATCGTGGTCCCGGCCATACTCACCCTTGTCCTGGCCCCCTACTTGAGCGGGATGCTGCTGGTGGTCGTGTATGTCGTGCCGATCTTCGGCATCTTCGTCATCTTCATGCTGCCGGCGGTGTACACCTCCAGGCGCAAAGTGGAGGTGGAGCAGAACATGCCCATGTTCGTGACCACCATGGCCGCCCTGTCCACCTCGGACATGCCCTTCGAGAGCGTGTTCTACATCCTATCGACGAAGAAGGAGTATGGGCAGCTGGCCAGGGACGCCAAGCAGATCTGCCGGCTAATCAAGCATTACAGCGTGGGCGCGGCCGAAGCCTGCCGCTTCATCGCCGTCCGCACCAGCTGCCAGATGGAGGCGAACTTCTTCAACCGGCTGTCCCACTCCCTCGATGTCGGTGAGAAACTCGACCGATTCATGGCCAATGAACACGACGTCATGATGGACGAGTACGTATTGAGGGCGGAAGCGACCCTGAAGGACCTTGACTTCGTCAAGGAGATCTACACCGGGCTGACCACCTCCCTCATCTTTACCGCGGTGTTCGTGTGCATCATGCCGATGTTCGGCTCGGGTGGAGTAGAGGTGCTGATGATCGGTGTCGTGTTCAGCTTCGCCGCCCTGGAATCATTCTTCATCTACCTGCTGAAGACAAAGGTGCCCAAGGACCGCATCTGGCTGGGGTGGCGGGCCAAGATCAAGAGGGGCATGGTCACCGACAAGGACCGTCTGATCTTCACATCGGTACTGATAGCCGTCCTCGGTATCATCCTGCTGTCGTTCATCATGATACCGTCCGGCCTGCCGATGACCTTCATCGCCTCGACCATCTTCCTGCCCGCGCTCTTCCCCGGAGTGCTCATACTCCGCGAGGAGAAGGCCATCGAGAAGCGGGACAACCTGTTCGGTGCGTTCATCCGGTCCCTCGGGCGATCGTCAGAGGTCAGCGGCACCACCATGGCCGACGGCGTGAAGAAGCTGGCTATGCACTCGTTCGGCCCCCTCACCGACATGGTCAAGAACCTGTCCAAGCGGCTTTCGCTGCACATAAGCGTGTCCGATTCCTGGAAGCGGTTCTCGGCGGAGACGTCCAGCGACCTCATCGACAAGTTCGGCGAGATGTACGTGACATGCATGCAGAACGGGTCCAAGGCCGAGCCGACGAGCGTGTTCATCAGCAATAACATGTTCCGGGTGCTGAGCATACGGAAGAAGAGGTCGCAGACCGCGTCCTCCTTCGTGGGCATCCTTTACGGCGTCATGATCTCGCTGGCGGTCACGCTGTACATCACCATCGGGATCGTAGGTTACATGAGCGACGTCATGTCCTCGGTCGTAATCGATAACTCCGGCTCGGACTCGGCCTTCCTGAACAGCATCCTGAGCGGCAATATCAACATCGCCGAGATCCAGCTGATGGTCTTCGCTGTGATCATAGTCCATGCCGTCCTTTCCTCGCTCATGCTGCCAATGATTAAAGGGGGACATATCGTCGGCTCGGTGGTTCATTTCATAGCGCTGATCTGGATAGCGTCTGCCGCCTCAATGATATCTGAGACCCTGATAAGCGGACTACTGACCAGTGGTTGA
- a CDS encoding type II/IV secretion system ATPase subunit, which translates to MVNIPPDLEKEMAHDPNIREYIEELLKTTTILPKYFNNLSVKDLADIRKNAVLDPTSANLIYKISGGYIHIDALHSKYISVEAKLDLEQKEKLRKIKELILEKASAEESVETKEDLVRILEKLFDLSVEVSDSGLKRKKKSGKVVLNQREHDLLKYYINRDIVGYGPIEPLIMDPYIEDIHLIGTSRVRVSHKAFQYGLETNVRFDDEVTLNDFFVSMSERMGRPVSASKPIVDGTLPDGSRINMIYSNDISARGSSFTIRKFAAEPISPIQLIKWGTFSPEFVAYVWLCLENKMNIILAGETASGKTTALNALLCFIDHRGKIYSVEDTPEVKPPQKGWQRCVTRESGPEEARVTMFDLLRAALRSRPDYIVIGEIRGEEGRVAFQCMQTGIPVIATFHASNATKFIQRMTGQPISIPMSFIDNVNVIIFQSAVNVNRRFLRRVTGVEEFIGYNKEAGGVLSRNVFKWDSATDNLYFRGNNNSYILEKRIALEHGYAEPKDVYKDLRQREKIIRKMIELDITGYHEVNKILSDYYENGPSSLPFTV; encoded by the coding sequence ATGGTCAACATCCCTCCGGACCTCGAGAAGGAGATGGCCCATGATCCCAACATCCGGGAGTACATAGAGGAACTCCTCAAGACCACCACGATACTGCCGAAGTACTTCAACAACCTCTCGGTCAAGGACCTCGCGGACATTAGAAAGAACGCCGTGTTGGACCCCACCAGCGCCAACCTGATCTACAAGATCAGCGGAGGGTACATCCACATCGATGCCCTGCACTCGAAGTACATATCGGTCGAAGCCAAGCTGGACCTCGAGCAGAAGGAGAAGCTGCGCAAGATCAAGGAGCTAATCCTGGAGAAGGCCAGCGCCGAGGAGTCGGTGGAAACAAAAGAGGATCTGGTTCGTATACTGGAGAAGCTCTTCGACCTATCGGTAGAGGTCAGCGACAGCGGGCTCAAGAGGAAGAAGAAGAGCGGCAAGGTGGTCCTCAATCAGCGGGAGCACGACCTCCTAAAGTACTATATCAACCGGGACATCGTGGGGTACGGTCCGATCGAGCCGCTGATCATGGATCCGTACATCGAAGATATTCACCTCATCGGAACGTCCAGAGTGAGGGTGTCTCATAAGGCCTTCCAGTATGGGCTGGAGACCAACGTGCGGTTCGATGATGAAGTCACCCTCAACGACTTCTTCGTCTCCATGTCCGAGCGCATGGGGCGGCCGGTCAGCGCGTCCAAGCCCATCGTCGACGGCACCCTTCCAGACGGCTCGCGTATCAACATGATCTACTCGAACGATATCAGCGCCCGCGGCTCGTCGTTCACCATCCGTAAGTTCGCCGCCGAGCCCATCTCGCCGATCCAGCTGATCAAGTGGGGTACCTTCTCCCCGGAGTTCGTGGCCTACGTCTGGTTGTGCCTGGAGAACAAGATGAACATCATCCTGGCCGGTGAGACCGCGTCCGGGAAGACGACCGCGCTCAACGCCCTGCTGTGCTTCATCGACCACCGCGGCAAAATCTATTCGGTCGAGGATACCCCCGAGGTCAAGCCTCCTCAGAAGGGTTGGCAGAGGTGCGTCACCCGTGAGTCCGGACCGGAGGAGGCAAGGGTCACCATGTTCGACCTCCTGAGGGCGGCGCTGCGTTCCCGTCCGGATTACATCGTCATCGGTGAGATCAGAGGTGAGGAGGGTAGGGTCGCCTTCCAATGCATGCAGACCGGTATCCCGGTCATCGCCACCTTCCACGCCTCCAACGCCACCAAGTTCATTCAGCGTATGACCGGGCAACCGATCAGTATTCCCATGTCGTTCATCGACAATGTCAACGTCATCATCTTCCAATCGGCCGTGAACGTCAACCGCCGGTTCTTAAGGAGAGTTACTGGTGTGGAAGAGTTTATAGGCTACAACAAAGAGGCGGGAGGCGTGCTCAGTAGGAACGTCTTCAAGTGGGATTCCGCCACTGATAACCTCTACTTCCGCGGTAACAACAACTCCTACATCCTCGAGAAGAGGATTGCCCTAGAGCACGGTTACGCCGAGCCCAAGGATGTGTACAAGGACCTCCGCCAGAGGGAGAAGATCATCCGCAAGATGATCGAACTGGATATCACCGGATATCACGAGGTCAACAAGATCCTGAGCGACTACTACGAGAACGGACCGAGCTCCCTACCTTTCACGGTGTGA
- a CDS encoding flagella accessory protein C, whose amino-acid sequence MSKYRTTLLASFFSSMAVLSFKKKGKDENLGSASSSLGNMSLNHGDTMSLGDLGGGLGTLSKLSDIGQPGGSLGDPMGDAMPKLGGDNKKLQEVEANVNDLKSHMESTDLTTKAMKGEMESIKSDLGQINDSIRTLLNVYEAVSKQYNPFVDDVPAAPAAKVTSEPKIEATMTIAGSPKTEPTPVKAESLVESLSDIPFDADGPLDRIVKPDEEEVLAINKAEEPAICHSLTDMQVNEKLAIEKEEEPAMVKSLEPTIDTTFNEPKPASISTPVPVTKPLSHEDVYALEQIRRLVDCLMGKICTERSVGNEIKEADIRALDLWLGEFKRLGGI is encoded by the coding sequence ATGAGCAAGTATCGCACGACCCTCCTTGCCTCTTTTTTTTCCTCGATGGCAGTCCTATCGTTCAAGAAGAAGGGCAAGGACGAAAATCTTGGGAGCGCGTCGTCATCGCTGGGCAACATGAGCCTCAACCATGGGGACACCATGTCGCTGGGCGATCTCGGCGGAGGACTGGGAACTCTGAGCAAGCTGAGCGACATTGGCCAGCCAGGTGGATCGCTGGGCGATCCGATGGGCGACGCCATGCCGAAGTTGGGAGGCGACAACAAGAAACTCCAGGAAGTGGAAGCGAACGTCAACGACCTGAAGAGCCACATGGAGTCGACCGATCTCACCACCAAGGCGATGAAAGGCGAGATGGAGTCCATAAAGAGCGACCTGGGACAGATCAACGACTCCATCAGAACGCTCCTCAACGTTTATGAGGCCGTATCCAAGCAATACAATCCGTTCGTTGATGACGTTCCGGCGGCGCCGGCAGCGAAGGTTACCAGCGAACCGAAGATCGAGGCCACGATGACCATTGCCGGCAGCCCGAAGACCGAGCCCACACCGGTGAAGGCCGAGAGCCTTGTGGAGAGCCTATCGGACATTCCGTTCGATGCCGATGGCCCTCTGGACCGTATCGTCAAGCCGGACGAGGAAGAAGTGCTCGCGATTAATAAGGCGGAGGAACCAGCCATATGCCATTCCCTGACCGACATGCAGGTCAATGAGAAGCTAGCGATAGAAAAGGAGGAGGAACCGGCTATGGTGAAAAGCTTGGAACCGACCATCGACACTACCTTCAACGAACCCAAGCCCGCGTCGATCAGTACCCCGGTGCCCGTGACGAAGCCATTGTCTCATGAGGACGTGTACGCGCTCGAACAGATCCGCAGGCTGGTCGACTGCCTGATGGGCAAGATATGCACGGAACGGTCCGTGGGCAATGAGATAAAGGAGGCGGACATCAGGGCCTTGGACCTCTGGCTAGGAGAGTTCAAGCGATTAGGGGGCATCTAA
- a CDS encoding chemotaxis protein CheC produces the protein MSAQSIEWDPVLVDGLREMGNIGAAHATTALSALINKDIVVEVSEHYVCETHQLPEVIEDPEQLMVGVFLETHGTGKGGIMLLFSQDMTTTLVDLMLSRPHEVRELDEMDRDAICEVGNICASAYLNAVAKFCGVTLLPSPPGVAVDMLHAILEYPAALAESEADDLMVIRTQFVFDRSVCSGFMLYLPDRDTIKVLSDKFRSV, from the coding sequence ATGTCAGCTCAATCGATTGAATGGGACCCCGTCCTGGTGGACGGGTTGAGGGAAATGGGGAACATCGGTGCCGCTCATGCCACCACCGCGCTGTCCGCGCTGATCAACAAGGACATTGTGGTGGAGGTATCCGAGCACTACGTGTGCGAGACCCACCAGCTTCCGGAGGTCATCGAGGACCCCGAGCAGCTCATGGTCGGAGTGTTCCTGGAGACGCACGGGACGGGCAAGGGGGGCATCATGTTGCTGTTCTCTCAGGACATGACCACTACCCTTGTGGACCTAATGCTGTCCCGGCCTCATGAGGTGCGCGAGCTCGATGAGATGGACCGCGATGCCATCTGCGAGGTCGGCAACATCTGCGCCTCCGCCTACCTCAACGCGGTCGCCAAGTTCTGCGGCGTGACCCTCCTGCCCTCTCCCCCGGGGGTGGCGGTGGATATGCTCCATGCCATCCTTGAGTACCCTGCCGCCCTGGCCGAGTCGGAGGCGGATGACCTGATGGTCATCAGGACGCAGTTCGTGTTCGACCGATCGGTGTGCTCCGGTTTCATGCTCTACCTGCCGGACCGCGATACAATCAAGGTGCTGAGCGACAAGTTCAGGTCTGTGTGA
- a CDS encoding chemotaxis protein CheC — protein sequence MSSEQISQLDELQMDALREIGNVGASHASTALTKLVKTDILIDVTECRIMPMPALPNRFGDLGSLFATLKIDIDTGGSCIYMVFPGEVATYLSDLLLNKPHQPGRPMTEQDRDVLVEMGDICIRQYLVPIAKFLSIEIIPNSPTVSIDRITDRIKFPALIAPLRDTSVVRVETNFVDTNKRFQGAIIFAPGKGIQTLTFKRFGVDSESQAAMMSKFGL from the coding sequence ATGAGCTCAGAACAGATAAGCCAATTGGACGAACTGCAGATGGACGCTCTCAGGGAGATCGGGAACGTAGGGGCGTCCCACGCCTCCACCGCCTTAACCAAGCTGGTGAAGACGGACATACTCATCGACGTGACGGAATGCCGAATCATGCCTATGCCCGCCCTGCCCAATCGCTTCGGCGATCTAGGGAGCCTCTTCGCTACCCTGAAGATCGACATCGATACGGGGGGCAGCTGCATCTACATGGTGTTCCCCGGCGAGGTCGCCACCTATCTGTCCGACCTGTTGCTCAACAAGCCTCATCAGCCGGGCCGGCCGATGACCGAGCAGGATCGGGATGTGCTCGTGGAGATGGGGGACATATGCATTCGGCAGTACCTTGTCCCCATCGCCAAGTTCCTCTCCATCGAGATCATCCCGAACTCACCGACGGTGTCCATCGACCGCATCACCGATCGTATAAAGTTCCCGGCGCTCATCGCGCCGCTTCGCGATACCAGCGTGGTGCGGGTGGAGACCAACTTCGTTGATACGAACAAGAGGTTCCAGGGCGCCATCATCTTCGCTCCCGGCAAGGGGATCCAGACCCTCACATTCAAGAGGTTCGGGGTGGACTCCGAGTCGCAGGCGGCCATGATGTCGAAGTTCGGGCTCTGA
- a CDS encoding chemotaxis protein CheA, with the protein MDNSQYLDVFIEESRENLQSLNSMLLTLEEKGFDEESMNEAFRAMHTLKGTAGVIGIPSIQELAHVMEDLFDVLRKRKAIPDRAVMELLFTGVDTIERMLEELESSGSVHISFKDLAGRIEAAIDVAPAPAAAPETTSGSDDELTLEPEELERIRQVLPEGTRPIIMSITWSEGLKFKEGRAYQVSKAIAPMSSLLASSPDMAEVSDSDEGLIMVLGTASDDDSLLTPVRNVTGVADATIHAITMGGEKTAPTPVKVEATTAPSVEAAQEKPSEPSPEAPKECVDGSEEKHGALNNSSSIRVKSKLLDKLLDLVGEIMINNIRINQIANDLKNRELKQTLQNNSRLMGEMQDIVLRTRMVPVDFIFKRFPRIVRDISLANGKEVEFIMRGNDIEIDRSLLDDIGDSLVHLLRNAVDHGIESKEDRIAKGKSPRGTIILSAFQEQSNIIITVEDDGRGMDIERITAKAISKGLITPEEATRMDDRAKMQFIFLPNFSTSEKVSDISGRGVGMDVVKTKIEGLGGFIRLDSTFGKGSRITLKLPPSMSIIRAMLVEVNEEKYAIPLENVRETVRVPLNAIHAVVDRGMFQLRDEVIPVLNIRSEFGSPEHAADEMPAVIVEKNDSRACLLVSRLIGQQEIVVKSLGKDLRQTGYFSGATILGDGKVAMILDVGAFT; encoded by the coding sequence ATGGACAACTCACAGTATCTTGACGTCTTCATCGAGGAATCAAGGGAAAACCTCCAGTCCCTGAACAGCATGTTGCTAACGCTGGAGGAGAAAGGTTTCGACGAAGAGAGCATGAATGAGGCGTTCCGGGCCATGCATACCCTGAAGGGTACCGCCGGGGTCATCGGGATACCATCCATCCAGGAGCTAGCTCATGTCATGGAGGATCTCTTTGACGTGCTGCGCAAGCGGAAGGCGATTCCAGATCGGGCGGTCATGGAGCTTCTGTTCACCGGGGTCGACACCATCGAGCGCATGCTCGAGGAGCTCGAGTCGTCGGGCAGCGTGCACATCTCCTTCAAGGATTTGGCCGGACGCATCGAGGCGGCCATCGACGTCGCCCCCGCCCCCGCCGCTGCCCCCGAGACTACGAGCGGTAGTGACGACGAGCTCACCCTCGAGCCGGAAGAGCTGGAGCGCATCCGTCAGGTATTGCCCGAAGGCACTCGCCCGATCATCATGAGCATCACCTGGAGCGAAGGCCTGAAGTTCAAGGAGGGCCGTGCCTATCAGGTGTCCAAGGCCATCGCCCCCATGAGCTCGCTTCTGGCGTCCTCTCCAGACATGGCTGAGGTCTCCGATTCCGACGAGGGCCTCATCATGGTCCTGGGCACCGCATCGGACGATGATTCGTTGCTGACTCCGGTCCGTAATGTCACCGGTGTGGCTGACGCGACAATCCACGCCATCACCATGGGCGGGGAGAAGACCGCCCCGACCCCGGTAAAGGTCGAAGCCACCACGGCTCCATCCGTCGAGGCCGCACAGGAGAAGCCGTCGGAACCGTCGCCCGAGGCCCCTAAGGAATGCGTGGACGGGAGCGAGGAGAAGCACGGGGCCTTGAACAACAGCTCGTCCATCAGAGTCAAGAGCAAGCTGCTGGACAAGCTCCTCGACCTTGTCGGGGAGATCATGATCAATAATATCAGGATCAACCAGATCGCCAACGACCTCAAGAACCGTGAGCTCAAGCAGACCCTGCAGAACAACTCCCGGCTGATGGGGGAGATGCAGGATATTGTCCTCCGTACCCGAATGGTGCCGGTCGACTTCATCTTCAAGCGGTTTCCCCGCATTGTCAGGGACATTTCCCTGGCCAACGGCAAGGAGGTCGAGTTCATCATGCGGGGCAACGACATCGAGATTGACCGCAGCCTTCTGGACGACATCGGCGATTCCCTCGTCCACCTCCTGAGGAACGCGGTTGATCATGGCATCGAGTCCAAGGAGGATCGCATCGCCAAGGGCAAGAGCCCCCGCGGTACAATCATCCTCTCCGCTTTCCAAGAACAGAGCAACATCATCATCACAGTGGAGGACGACGGCCGGGGGATGGACATCGAGCGGATCACCGCCAAGGCCATCAGCAAGGGTCTGATCACTCCGGAGGAGGCAACCCGTATGGATGATCGGGCCAAGATGCAGTTCATTTTCCTGCCCAACTTCAGCACCTCGGAGAAAGTATCCGACATCTCCGGCCGGGGGGTTGGCATGGATGTGGTCAAGACGAAGATCGAAGGTCTCGGCGGCTTCATTCGCCTGGACTCGACCTTCGGCAAGGGAAGCAGGATCACCCTCAAGCTACCGCCGAGCATGAGCATCATTCGGGCGATGCTCGTCGAGGTCAACGAGGAGAAGTACGCCATCCCTCTGGAGAACGTGCGGGAGACCGTGCGGGTCCCCCTGAACGCTATCCACGCGGTCGTCGACCGCGGGATGTTCCAGCTGCGGGACGAGGTGATCCCGGTGCTCAACATCAGATCGGAGTTCGGATCGCCCGAACATGCGGCCGACGAGATGCCGGCGGTCATTGTGGAGAAGAACGATAGCCGTGCCTGCTTGCTTGTGTCCCGTCTCATCGGGCAGCAGGAGATAGTGGTCAAGAGCTTGGGAAAGGACCTTCGCCAGACTGGGTATTTCTCGGGAGCGACCATCCTGGGGGACGGAAAAGTGGCAATGATATTGGACGTGGGGGCTTTCACATGA
- a CDS encoding ATPase domain-containing protein: MSDGSGNSGGTRHDLFGINLKQDELAARMGGGLPRGSTMLIEGAEGSGRSALCQRILYGLLQNGHTATFVSTELTLRDFIDQMYSLDYKVDKNLLNGSLSYFPVYPLLGQQRSRGDFLEKLMASPQLYSKDVLFIDSLTTLTKDSLNEANCIRLMGFLKKQMKLEKTIIMTADEACKAADPLRQAVDIYLSIKMKASGSEVTRTVQTLRYQRAKRKVDDTMKIRIEPGIGLVIEITEVSG, translated from the coding sequence ATGAGTGACGGCTCCGGGAATAGCGGGGGAACGCGCCATGACCTGTTCGGTATTAATTTAAAGCAGGACGAGCTCGCAGCTCGGATGGGCGGCGGTCTCCCCCGCGGTTCCACCATGCTCATCGAGGGCGCGGAAGGGTCCGGCCGGAGCGCCCTCTGCCAGCGCATTCTCTACGGCCTGTTGCAGAACGGCCATACCGCGACCTTCGTGTCCACCGAGCTGACGCTGAGGGATTTCATCGACCAGATGTATTCCCTCGACTACAAGGTCGACAAGAACCTCCTCAACGGCAGCCTCAGCTATTTCCCGGTCTATCCCCTGCTGGGCCAACAGCGGTCCCGGGGTGACTTCCTGGAGAAGCTGATGGCCTCGCCCCAGCTGTACAGCAAGGATGTTCTGTTCATCGACTCTCTGACCACGCTAACGAAGGATAGTCTGAACGAGGCCAACTGCATTCGCCTGATGGGCTTCCTCAAGAAGCAGATGAAACTGGAGAAGACCATCATTATGACCGCGGACGAGGCCTGCAAGGCCGCAGACCCCCTCCGCCAGGCAGTGGACATCTACCTCAGCATCAAGATGAAGGCGTCCGGATCGGAGGTAACCCGGACGGTGCAGACCCTGCGCTATCAACGCGCAAAGCGCAAGGTCGATGACACGATGAAGATCAGGATAGAGCCGGGCATCGGGCTGGTCATCGAGATCACCGAGGTGTCCGGTTAA